The Tepidibacter aestuarii genome contains a region encoding:
- a CDS encoding WecB/TagA/CpsF family glycosyltransferase translates to MNTLERINILGVPVHKVDMNEALNASSNFFDRDKKSVIVTPNSEIVMMAKDDEKFLNIIKEADLVIPDGIGLVIASKIIKNPLTERVTGIDLMENILNYCNENNKSIFILGGKPGVADKAVENIVKKYPNIKNSGAHHGYFKGHHIGHEGHDEEKEVIRKINEIKPDILFVAFGAPKQELWIQRYKDEVDTSVFMGVGGSVDVYAGEVKRAPEVYQKFGLEWFYRLVKEPWRYKRMMLLPKFIVQVIVKK, encoded by the coding sequence GTGAATACTTTGGAAAGAATTAATATTTTAGGAGTTCCAGTACATAAAGTAGATATGAACGAAGCATTGAATGCATCTAGTAATTTTTTTGATAGAGATAAAAAAAGTGTTATAGTAACACCTAATAGTGAAATAGTTATGATGGCTAAGGATGATGAGAAATTCTTAAATATAATAAAAGAGGCGGATTTAGTTATACCAGATGGAATAGGTCTTGTAATAGCTTCTAAAATAATAAAAAATCCTTTAACTGAAAGAGTTACAGGAATTGATCTTATGGAGAACATACTGAATTACTGTAATGAAAACAATAAATCTATATTCATACTAGGTGGGAAACCTGGAGTTGCTGATAAAGCAGTTGAGAATATAGTTAAGAAATATCCTAACATAAAGAACTCAGGAGCTCACCATGGGTACTTCAAAGGTCATCATATAGGCCATGAAGGTCATGATGAGGAAAAAGAAGTTATAAGAAAGATAAATGAAATAAAACCTGACATATTATTTGTCGCGTTTGGGGCACCAAAACAGGAATTATGGATTCAAAGATATAAAGATGAAGTAGATACATCTGTGTTTATGGGTGTTGGAGGAAGCGTTGATGTATATGCAGGAGAAGTTAAAAGAGCACCTGAGGTCTATCAAAAGTTTGGACTTGAATGGTTTTATAGACTTGTAAAAGAACCATGGAGATACAAAAGAATGATGTTGCTTCCTAAATTCATTGTACAGGTGATAGTCAAAAAATAG
- a CDS encoding transketolase family protein: protein MKKIATREAYGNALVKLGQMNENVVVLDADLSKSTKTAGFQKAFPERFFNMGIAEQNLIGAAAGMSTAGKIPFASTFAMFAAGRAFEVIRNSVCYPKLNVKVCATHAGLTVGEDGASHQSVEDMAIMRSIPNMTVIVPADGVEAEQIIFEVAKYNGPVYVRLGRSAVPTIFDENYKFEIGKGVEVLEGTDATVIACGIMVNEAMKAHEMLKEEGISLRVINMPTIKPIDTDIIIKAAKETKAIVTAEEHSVIGGLGSAVSEVVAENCPVKVKKVGVKDTFGESGTPNDLLEKYGLTANDIVKAVKESL from the coding sequence ATGAAAAAAATAGCAACAAGAGAAGCTTATGGTAATGCCCTTGTTAAACTTGGACAAATGAACGAAAATGTAGTAGTACTTGATGCAGACCTTTCAAAATCTACAAAAACAGCAGGTTTCCAAAAGGCTTTCCCTGAAAGATTTTTTAATATGGGAATAGCAGAGCAAAACTTAATAGGAGCAGCAGCTGGTATGTCAACTGCTGGAAAGATTCCTTTTGCAAGTACTTTTGCAATGTTTGCAGCTGGTAGAGCTTTTGAGGTAATAAGAAACTCTGTTTGTTATCCTAAATTAAATGTAAAGGTATGTGCAACTCATGCAGGTCTTACAGTTGGAGAAGATGGAGCATCTCACCAATCAGTAGAGGATATGGCTATAATGAGATCTATTCCTAATATGACTGTAATAGTTCCAGCTGATGGAGTAGAAGCTGAACAAATTATATTTGAAGTAGCTAAATACAACGGACCAGTTTACGTAAGACTTGGTAGATCGGCAGTACCTACTATATTCGATGAAAACTATAAATTCGAAATAGGTAAAGGCGTTGAAGTTCTAGAAGGAACAGATGCTACTGTAATCGCTTGTGGAATAATGGTAAATGAAGCTATGAAGGCTCATGAGATGTTAAAAGAAGAAGGTATATCTTTAAGAGTTATAAATATGCCTACTATAAAGCCTATAGACACTGATATAATAATAAAAGCTGCTAAAGAAACAAAAGCTATAGTAACAGCAGAAGAGCACAGTGTAATAGGTGGATTAGGATCTGCAGTTAGTGAAGTTGTAGCTGAGAATTGTCCAGTTAAGGTTAAAAAAGTTGGTGTTAAGGATACTTTTGGTGAGTCAGGAACTCCTAATGATTTATTAGAAAAGTATGGTTTAACAGCTAATGATATAGTTAAAGCAGTTAAAGAAAGTCTTTAA
- the csaB gene encoding polysaccharide pyruvyl transferase CsaB, whose protein sequence is MPKVVISGYYGFNNIGDEAILKGIIDGIKGFNQDTEIVVLSQYPEFTSKKHNVRSIKRMNLFSIIKEIKDCDLLVSGGGSLLQDVTSKRSILYYLAIINIAKILNKKVMIYSQGIGPVNKNYNRNLLKRVLNKVDFINVRDENSKQELINMGIQKDILVTMDTVFGIKKPDIEIGKDILRDINIDFDKKIVGFSIRPWKNNKQIVEEICKVCEKLVQEYDYQVLFIPFHFYADSSIIKEIYKSIDKKYRKNVFVLDKYLYVDEYISLVGNLDFLIGMRLHALIFSVLMGVPVVGLSYDPKINNFLNFIEKNNVISILNINFNDIMNEVKCLIDNIDYERELISRKKDEFREITDIHNKILMDLIENRGEYFGKN, encoded by the coding sequence ATGCCTAAAGTTGTTATATCTGGATATTATGGTTTTAATAATATCGGAGATGAAGCTATACTTAAAGGAATAATAGATGGAATAAAAGGTTTTAATCAGGATACTGAGATAGTTGTCTTATCTCAGTATCCTGAATTCACTTCAAAAAAGCATAATGTAAGATCTATAAAGAGAATGAATCTGTTTAGTATAATAAAAGAAATTAAAGACTGTGATTTATTAGTTAGTGGAGGAGGATCACTACTTCAAGATGTAACTTCAAAGAGGTCTATTCTTTATTATCTAGCTATAATAAATATAGCAAAGATCTTAAATAAAAAGGTTATGATATATTCTCAAGGAATAGGTCCTGTTAACAAAAATTACAACCGAAATCTTTTAAAAAGGGTTTTAAACAAGGTTGACTTTATAAATGTAAGAGATGAAAATTCTAAACAAGAGCTTATAAATATGGGTATACAAAAGGATATATTAGTTACGATGGATACGGTGTTTGGGATTAAAAAGCCAGATATTGAGATTGGAAAAGATATATTAAGGGATATAAATATAGATTTTGATAAGAAGATAGTTGGTTTTTCTATAAGGCCATGGAAGAATAATAAACAAATAGTAGAAGAAATCTGTAAGGTATGCGAAAAATTGGTTCAGGAATATGATTATCAAGTGTTATTTATACCTTTCCATTTTTATGCAGATTCGAGTATAATAAAAGAGATTTATAAGAGTATAGATAAAAAATATAGAAAAAATGTATTTGTATTAGATAAATATCTTTATGTAGATGAATATATATCTTTGGTCGGTAATCTAGATTTTTTAATAGGAATGAGGCTTCACGCACTTATATTTTCGGTTTTGATGGGTGTACCTGTTGTAGGACTTTCATATGATCCGAAAATAAATAATTTTTTAAATTTTATTGAAAAAAATAATGTTATATCTATTTTAAATATAAATTTTAATGATATAATGAATGAGGTAAAATGTTTAATAGATAATATAGATTACGAACGAGAGTTAATATCTAGAAAAAAAGATGAATTCAGGGAAATAACCGATATTCACAATAAGATATTGATGGATTTGATTGAAAATAGAGGTGAATACTTTGGAAAGAATTAA
- a CDS encoding transketolase, translated as MRDHNELKQIATSVRKNIVQMINESKSGHPGGSLSCVEIVTALYFDEMNIDSQNPKKEDRDRFVLSKGHAAPVLYSALAEKGYFEKEELFKLRKISSMLQGHPDMKGTPGVEMSTGSLGQGFSVACGMAMASKMDNAPWRVYTILGDGEIQEGLIWEAAMSAAHYKLDNLVAFLDFNGLQIDGKNEDVMNIYPVVDKFKAFGWNVIEIDGHDFDQIFASLDSARETVGKPTMIIAKTVKGKGVSFMEDQAGWHGTAPSDEDLEVALKELGGVK; from the coding sequence ATGAGAGATCATAATGAATTGAAGCAAATTGCTACTAGTGTAAGAAAGAACATAGTTCAAATGATTAATGAATCGAAATCAGGTCATCCAGGAGGTTCTTTATCTTGTGTTGAAATAGTTACAGCTTTATATTTTGACGAGATGAATATAGATTCTCAAAATCCTAAGAAGGAAGATAGAGATAGATTCGTATTATCAAAGGGACATGCAGCCCCTGTTTTATATAGTGCTCTTGCTGAAAAAGGATACTTTGAAAAGGAAGAGTTATTCAAATTAAGAAAGATAAGTTCTATGCTTCAAGGACATCCTGATATGAAAGGAACTCCTGGAGTTGAAATGTCTACAGGATCTTTAGGACAAGGATTCTCTGTTGCTTGCGGTATGGCTATGGCATCTAAGATGGATAATGCTCCTTGGAGAGTATATACTATACTTGGAGATGGAGAAATTCAAGAAGGTTTAATATGGGAAGCTGCTATGAGTGCTGCTCACTATAAATTAGATAACTTAGTTGCTTTCTTAGACTTCAATGGACTTCAAATTGATGGTAAGAATGAAGATGTAATGAATATCTATCCAGTTGTTGATAAATTCAAGGCTTTCGGATGGAATGTAATAGAAATAGATGGACATGATTTTGATCAAATATTTGCATCACTTGATTCAGCTAGAGAAACAGTAGGAAAACCAACAATGATAATAGCTAAGACTGTTAAAGGTAAAGGCGTTTCATTCATGGAAGATCAAGCTGGATGGCATGGAACAGCTCCTAGTGATGAAGATCTAGAAGTAGCTTTAAAAGAATTAGGAGGTGTTAAGTAA
- a CDS encoding YitT family protein encodes MKKKHWSTILIEYTLITIGCALMAVAIDLFLAPHTIAPGGVTGLAIVIKKITGISVSVTNLVINIPLFIAGVIILGKAFGAKTGYATLALSFFIELVSKMSYGYIPTNDMLLSTIYGGLITGVGIGLVFKSGGTTGGTDLAGAILNKYFPNISTPKLMMCIDLCIVALAGFVNKNIETSLYSIIALYILVKMADFIIEGMGYSKAFFVISSKPDEISDEIMQILGRGVTSLNGKGMYTKNDKNVLLVVVDRSQEVKLKNIVKDVDEFAFIMVANVHEVLGEGFKPMRS; translated from the coding sequence ATGAAGAAAAAGCACTGGAGTACTATACTAATTGAATATACACTTATAACTATTGGATGTGCTTTAATGGCAGTAGCAATAGATTTATTTCTAGCACCACATACAATAGCACCTGGTGGAGTTACTGGTCTTGCGATAGTTATCAAAAAGATCACAGGTATATCTGTTTCAGTAACAAACCTAGTTATAAACATTCCACTTTTTATAGCTGGAGTTATAATTCTTGGAAAAGCTTTTGGAGCAAAAACTGGTTATGCTACATTAGCATTATCATTTTTTATAGAGTTAGTTTCAAAAATGTCTTATGGATACATACCTACTAATGATATGTTGTTATCGACTATATACGGAGGTCTTATTACAGGAGTTGGAATAGGTCTTGTGTTTAAATCTGGAGGAACTACAGGTGGAACAGATCTAGCAGGAGCAATACTAAATAAATATTTTCCTAATATAAGTACACCTAAACTTATGATGTGTATAGACCTTTGCATAGTAGCACTTGCAGGTTTTGTAAATAAAAATATAGAAACATCTCTATACTCTATAATTGCTCTATACATACTTGTTAAAATGGCCGATTTTATAATAGAGGGTATGGGTTATTCTAAAGCATTCTTTGTAATATCATCAAAGCCAGATGAAATAAGTGATGAAATAATGCAAATTCTAGGAAGAGGAGTCACTTCTCTAAATGGAAAAGGAATGTATACTAAGAATGATAAAAATGTATTGTTGGTAGTGGTTGATAGGAGTCAAGAGGTTAAATTAAAAAATATAGTAAAAGATGTAGATGAATTTGCATTTATAATGGTTGCAAATGTACATGAAGTTTTAGGTGAAGGTTTCAAGCCTATGAGATCATAG